From the genome of Bifidobacterium asteroides, one region includes:
- a CDS encoding alpha-L-fucosidase, producing MNLDYLANIKPSRRQLDWQRMEMYAFMHFGMNTMTDREWGLGHEDPALFNPSDLDCDQWMQTFKAAGMTGVILTCKHHDGFCLWPSAYTEHSVARSPWRGGKGDVVCEVSRAARRHGLKFGVYLSPWDRTEAAYGQGKAYDDYYVNQLIELLTHYGPIFSVWMDGANGEGPNGKTQAYDWQRYFNVIRALQPEAVISICGPDVRWCGNEAGKARENEWSVVPASLRHAEWKMGKGELDHLSNPDWAVRSEDEDLGSRRVLEQYGGPLAWYPAEVDTSIRPGWFHHASEDDKVRTIDELFDIWSATVGGNANLLLNVPPNAQGKISQPDVESLTGLGRRIREFWEGAVTEDVKVSVSSKACGSDPRNLLSIGAGSGCWLAGADDDHPTITIDFDRPRQVDGLVLREHIEVGQRVEQVVISAQLDGELHQVAEVGAVGYQRFAQVGPLTTSHLEISVTRSRGPVALDACLIHEEGRR from the coding sequence ATGAATCTGGATTATCTGGCCAATATCAAGCCGTCTCGCCGGCAGCTTGATTGGCAGCGCATGGAGATGTATGCCTTCATGCACTTTGGCATGAACACGATGACCGACCGCGAATGGGGCCTAGGCCACGAGGATCCCGCCCTCTTCAATCCGTCGGACCTGGACTGCGACCAGTGGATGCAGACCTTCAAAGCGGCCGGTATGACGGGGGTGATCCTCACCTGCAAGCACCACGACGGCTTCTGCCTTTGGCCCAGCGCCTACACCGAGCACAGCGTGGCCAGATCTCCTTGGAGGGGAGGGAAGGGCGACGTGGTCTGTGAGGTCTCCCGGGCCGCTCGCCGTCACGGTCTCAAGTTTGGCGTCTACCTGTCCCCCTGGGACAGGACTGAGGCCGCTTACGGGCAGGGCAAGGCCTATGACGACTACTATGTCAACCAGCTGATAGAACTCCTTACCCACTACGGACCCATCTTCAGTGTCTGGATGGACGGAGCCAACGGCGAGGGGCCCAACGGCAAGACCCAGGCCTATGACTGGCAACGTTATTTCAATGTGATCAGAGCCCTGCAGCCGGAAGCGGTCATCAGTATCTGTGGGCCAGATGTCCGCTGGTGCGGCAACGAGGCCGGCAAGGCACGCGAGAACGAGTGGAGCGTGGTTCCGGCATCCCTCCGCCATGCAGAGTGGAAGATGGGCAAGGGGGAGCTGGACCATCTCTCCAACCCCGATTGGGCCGTGCGCTCTGAAGATGAGGACCTGGGCAGCCGCAGGGTCCTTGAACAGTACGGCGGCCCCCTTGCCTGGTACCCGGCCGAGGTCGATACCTCCATCCGGCCCGGCTGGTTCCACCATGCCAGCGAGGACGACAAGGTGCGCACGATTGACGAACTTTTCGACATCTGGTCCGCCACTGTCGGCGGGAACGCCAATCTCCTGCTCAACGTGCCGCCGAACGCCCAAGGGAAGATCAGCCAGCCCGATGTGGAGTCTCTGACCGGTTTGGGCCGCAGGATTCGGGAATTCTGGGAGGGAGCCGTCACCGAGGACGTTAAGGTATCCGTCTCTTCCAAGGCATGCGGAAGCGACCCCCGGAACCTCCTGTCCATCGGTGCGGGCTCTGGCTGCTGGCTGGCCGGTGCGGATGATGATCATCCCACCATTACCATTGATTTCGACCGCCCTCGACAGGTGGATGGGCTCGTCCTTCGTGAACACATCGAGGTCGGCCAGCGGGTGGAGCAGGTCGTCATCAGTGCCCAACTTGACGGGGAACTCCATCAGGTGGCAGAGGTGGGGGCTGTTGGGTATCAGCGCTTCGCACAGGTCGGTCCACTGACCACCAGCCACCTGGAGATCAGTGTGACCAGGTCACGTGGCCCCGTGGCCTTGGACGCCTGCCTGATCCACGAGGAGGGCAGGCGATGA
- a CDS encoding glycosyl hydrolase 2 galactose-binding domain-containing protein: MAALNPQVAPEDLRNRLANGVEARVPGEATIDLLRAGLIGDPYDGDNEQAQQWIGDVDWRFTCQFDWHDDGSQRHDLVAYGLDTVAALELNGRPVGSTQNAYRSYRWDVRNLLKEGGNTLVVSFTSPVREGERRQTILGYYPHDNHPFNQLRKAASSFGWDWGIDVANAGIWQPIGIDSWSGVRIAQVRPLVGVDDQGGGLLTVDVDLERAGGRGRSGTDEKARPGTQSGGIPVRVHLGGNSADAQACSCLNAGADTVRLVLRVPDVQLWWPRGYGDHPLYTVDVMAGQEGANAGSDESRPQAVWTGRVGFRTVSVDTAADEDGRPFRISVNGVPVHAHGYNWIPDDAFITRMNKDRYQRRMEDLVESNSNMVRIWGGGYYESDDLYDLADEEGVMVWQDFMFACAAYPEDPGNWSEVEAEAREQIGRLSPHPSLVVWNGSNENYTAYADWGGFKNALVDPAAVPNMYGYGERPWGDGYYSDLFPRLFAQLDPTRIYLPSSPMSFTKYTSPNKDNDGTVHIWDVWNSKDYKAYRDYRPRFADEFGYQAPPAWSTLTRVVHDSPLDPFGTQMLVHQKAIDGNIKLSRGMRSHLTPGDFYDISYGGVVNGRRSDGPHSWLIPSDRWEDIEDWHWACQLQQAQAVRFGVEYMRSLEPVNAGTLVWQLNDDWPVISWAAVDYDGHRKPLWFASRDFFAPRLASIQPGVSEAYRAEHSWAGMPVTPDQLVLVMVNDTRQAWEGQWRVERRRLDGTVLADQIARVSIPAGRQAQVVLEASVAAFGDPAQEILVAGPDRPGFARVIYNPAEVVDQALRPDPLEASIAVEDRGYRLTLTARAYARDAFCMVDKVDPAASIDGGMATLLPGESVVWHITSAPAGDPETFLSPRVLRTANDLHRQTL; this comes from the coding sequence ATGGCAGCCCTCAATCCCCAGGTGGCGCCGGAGGATCTCCGCAACCGCCTGGCCAATGGGGTCGAGGCCCGAGTGCCGGGGGAGGCGACTATTGACCTCCTCCGCGCCGGCCTGATCGGTGACCCTTATGACGGGGACAACGAACAGGCCCAGCAGTGGATCGGCGATGTTGACTGGCGGTTCACCTGCCAGTTCGACTGGCATGACGACGGATCGCAGCGTCACGACCTGGTGGCCTACGGACTGGATACGGTTGCCGCACTGGAACTCAACGGCCGACCGGTTGGCAGCACCCAGAACGCCTACCGCTCCTACCGGTGGGATGTGCGCAATCTCCTCAAAGAAGGCGGGAACACCCTGGTCGTCTCCTTCACCTCCCCCGTCCGCGAGGGGGAGAGAAGACAGACGATTCTGGGTTACTACCCTCATGACAACCATCCCTTCAACCAGCTCCGGAAGGCGGCCTCGTCGTTCGGATGGGACTGGGGTATCGACGTGGCCAACGCCGGAATCTGGCAGCCCATCGGCATTGATTCTTGGTCCGGTGTCAGAATTGCCCAGGTCCGCCCGTTGGTGGGCGTCGACGACCAAGGTGGGGGTCTGCTCACCGTGGATGTGGATCTGGAACGCGCTGGTGGCCGTGGAAGGTCCGGTACCGATGAGAAGGCACGGCCTGGCACCCAGTCCGGGGGGATACCCGTGCGGGTCCATCTAGGCGGCAACAGTGCCGACGCCCAGGCCTGCTCCTGCCTCAATGCCGGAGCGGACACGGTCCGTCTGGTTCTCAGGGTACCGGATGTGCAGCTTTGGTGGCCCCGGGGCTACGGTGATCACCCCCTCTACACGGTCGATGTCATGGCAGGCCAGGAGGGGGCAAACGCCGGATCGGATGAATCCCGTCCCCAGGCCGTGTGGACAGGCCGGGTGGGTTTCCGCACGGTCAGCGTGGACACAGCGGCCGACGAGGACGGCCGCCCCTTCCGCATATCCGTCAACGGGGTACCGGTGCATGCCCACGGTTACAACTGGATTCCCGACGATGCCTTCATTACCCGGATGAACAAGGATCGCTACCAACGACGGATGGAGGACTTGGTCGAGTCCAATTCCAACATGGTCAGGATCTGGGGAGGTGGATACTACGAGTCCGACGACCTCTATGACCTGGCGGACGAGGAGGGGGTGATGGTCTGGCAGGACTTCATGTTCGCTTGCGCCGCTTACCCGGAGGACCCGGGCAACTGGTCGGAGGTTGAGGCGGAGGCCCGGGAGCAGATCGGTCGGCTCTCCCCGCACCCCAGCCTGGTCGTATGGAATGGATCCAACGAGAATTACACGGCCTATGCCGACTGGGGCGGGTTCAAGAACGCTCTGGTCGATCCCGCCGCCGTCCCCAACATGTACGGTTACGGTGAACGCCCTTGGGGCGATGGATATTATTCTGATCTTTTTCCCCGCCTCTTCGCACAACTGGACCCGACCAGGATCTATCTGCCGAGTTCTCCGATGAGTTTCACCAAGTACACCTCGCCCAACAAGGACAACGACGGGACCGTGCACATCTGGGATGTGTGGAACAGCAAGGACTACAAGGCCTACAGGGATTACAGGCCCCGATTCGCCGACGAGTTCGGATACCAGGCGCCTCCTGCCTGGAGCACCCTGACCCGGGTGGTGCATGACAGCCCCTTGGACCCCTTTGGCACCCAGATGCTGGTCCACCAGAAGGCCATCGACGGCAACATCAAGCTCTCCCGAGGCATGCGTTCCCACCTGACTCCGGGCGACTTCTATGACATCAGTTACGGCGGCGTGGTAAACGGCCGTCGTTCGGATGGGCCGCACTCCTGGCTGATTCCCAGTGACCGCTGGGAGGATATTGAGGACTGGCACTGGGCTTGTCAGTTGCAACAGGCACAGGCCGTCCGATTCGGGGTGGAGTACATGCGCTCGCTGGAGCCGGTGAATGCCGGCACGCTGGTCTGGCAGCTCAATGACGACTGGCCGGTGATCTCCTGGGCGGCGGTGGACTATGACGGGCACCGCAAGCCCCTCTGGTTCGCCTCCCGCGACTTCTTCGCTCCCCGCCTAGCCTCTATTCAGCCCGGGGTTTCAGAGGCCTATCGGGCTGAGCACAGTTGGGCTGGCATGCCTGTCACCCCTGACCAGCTGGTTCTGGTCATGGTCAACGACACCCGTCAGGCCTGGGAGGGCCAGTGGCGGGTGGAGCGCCGCCGCTTGGATGGGACTGTCTTGGCCGATCAGATCGCTCGGGTCTCGATACCGGCAGGGAGACAGGCCCAGGTGGTTCTGGAGGCATCCGTGGCTGCCTTCGGTGACCCTGCCCAGGAGATCCTCGTGGCCGGTCCCGACCGGCCGGGTTTTGCCAGGGTCATCTACAATCCGGCTGAGGTTGTGGACCAAGCCCTCCGGCCCGACCCCCTCGAAGCCTCTATTGCGGTCGAGGACCGCGGATACCGGCTGACCCTGACTGCTCGGGCCTATGCCCGCGATGCCTTCTGCATGGTGGATAAGGTGGATCCTGCCGCCTCAATCGACGGCGGCATGGCCACCCTCTTGCCTGGAGAGTCGGTCGTCTGGCACATCACCTCGGCCCCTGCGGGCGATCCTGAGACCTTTTTGTCCCCTAGGGTGCTGCGGACAGCCAACGATTTGCACCGTCAGACCTTGTGA
- a CDS encoding AAA domain-containing protein: protein MGNDEQQHAMDVLSYWCAVELFSPQNWRDNQLIALSSTDNDGHKVSVSEQERLPWDQIHADLLIGPVDNERRSYTNLYNDLQSRKIYRLQTDMNARLIKPFSFAEDTENWLRAQAVKSGLDEQTITGLLGEMNKLWLEVAKRPDPLPAGTELTDSMVSRLLQVVGELSAKANRSGSACAVYRKDYDRRFARRPVHQAVKPGENSEQQELEGQSRWLKHERFRIAAGLSQRVVTNALMKAAKLVRELSPAEETAQDEVLQELAHRQSKRTGASSAVASLMEFCVGDDGCLVPRSLMLSQYAKAVSCLFNHEGWPDCPAGWPHIEVFDETESKLKSEFNHLAGEGSEDQTGPVGRYKIESLIVHVAEGMGLDDRAVSSSPLFARADGSPLIRDYVNCHLEAASESLNGEMMDSFFLEDLEDLYQNGPDIFSEPIRQYLSIGHPQRFNLQKDSEGHLVGDLTEPASMPFGRWPSASNQFQSTGQQLAINQIRAALEGYGSSSLLGVNGPPGTGKTTLLKDVVAEIIVARARRLAGFSRPQDIFISRRLAKATSDEDKDYVYWTLDPSVTGFEIVVASSNNKAVENVSQDLPSADAIDAEWESYIGSEFKQVPCGFAFRDFAGQIADHKNQDKQSRPSNTSSAWALMSAVLGNMSNKNRFLWPFKNEFIYKSLKYMPGERGGRSNWINARNDFNAALKKEESIRARKIAQYNLVRSYSGLCNQRSDLSAELKNLNEQLHGMQASRSRYVRQVQSMERQMSDAGQAANNVRAVWEQADSICQVHLSYWKAHPLRSFFRSYERQQDELKVRTDLEQARRAKQHFDEQASTVHQRLQSFYGGLEVGDQKLGECQTQIATLTRQLAAIEQQIAEAEQTQWPRPDIGDDHVAWMDQEWSKARTEVYIKALALHQQAVMGASHQFMCNLSLACAVMQSNGFTDDERLVAWQTFFLVIPVVSSSFASISRMFLGIGKEALGWAIVDEAGQALPQAAAGLLQRVKHAVAVGDPMQLQPVDTMPKPMRELLASTHHLQRLGLESENMQALVDYQTPCGLLDETDDHWLGMPLVVHRRCDEPMFSICNDMAYSGRMVRVGPEHQPCAYPSGPHAGNELPDSCWYDVPPNSGETGRTQWRPQESYELHRRLCGLFQGGIDPTNILVIAPFRAVANRVRDTFADALQQCTGCNSSEANRLASSQAGTVHTSQGREADVVFIVLGSRAGRRGEGSRSWVNGSPNLLNVAVSRAKRRVYVVGNLADWKNGTYTSRIAKDLPVEASMRA, encoded by the coding sequence ATGGGGAACGATGAGCAACAGCATGCGATGGATGTTTTGTCATATTGGTGCGCGGTTGAACTGTTCTCGCCACAAAATTGGAGGGATAACCAGCTTATTGCTTTATCCTCCACCGACAACGACGGCCACAAAGTAAGCGTTTCGGAACAGGAACGGCTTCCTTGGGATCAGATTCATGCCGATCTTCTCATCGGGCCGGTTGACAATGAGCGTCGTTCATATACAAACCTCTATAACGATCTGCAGAGCAGGAAAATATACCGGCTGCAGACAGACATGAACGCTCGGCTGATCAAACCCTTCTCATTCGCAGAGGATACCGAGAACTGGCTGCGGGCGCAGGCGGTCAAATCAGGGCTCGACGAACAGACTATAACCGGTCTGCTTGGGGAGATGAACAAGTTATGGCTAGAGGTGGCCAAGCGGCCCGACCCTCTGCCGGCGGGTACCGAGCTGACGGATTCCATGGTTTCGCGCCTGCTGCAGGTGGTGGGAGAGCTGTCAGCAAAGGCCAATCGGTCTGGCTCAGCCTGTGCTGTTTACCGCAAGGACTATGACCGTCGATTTGCGCGTCGCCCCGTCCACCAGGCAGTGAAACCTGGCGAGAACTCGGAGCAGCAAGAATTAGAAGGGCAAAGTAGGTGGCTTAAACATGAACGTTTTCGAATAGCAGCCGGGCTCTCCCAGCGTGTAGTCACGAATGCGCTAATGAAGGCCGCCAAGCTTGTTCGAGAACTCTCGCCAGCCGAGGAGACTGCTCAGGACGAGGTGTTGCAGGAGCTTGCCCATCGGCAGAGCAAACGCACTGGCGCTTCTTCTGCCGTGGCTTCCCTTATGGAGTTCTGCGTAGGGGATGATGGCTGTTTGGTTCCAAGATCGTTGATGCTCTCTCAATATGCCAAGGCGGTTTCCTGCCTGTTCAATCATGAGGGCTGGCCCGATTGTCCGGCTGGGTGGCCGCATATCGAAGTATTTGACGAGACGGAAAGCAAACTCAAATCCGAATTCAATCATCTAGCTGGGGAAGGCTCTGAAGACCAGACAGGTCCGGTCGGCAGATACAAGATCGAAAGCCTTATTGTGCACGTAGCGGAAGGGATGGGGCTGGATGACCGCGCGGTGAGCAGCTCTCCTCTTTTCGCTCGTGCTGACGGCTCGCCTCTGATCAGGGATTATGTCAATTGCCATCTGGAAGCCGCTTCAGAATCATTGAATGGCGAAATGATGGATTCGTTCTTCCTGGAAGATCTTGAGGACCTTTATCAAAATGGGCCTGACATTTTTTCTGAGCCGATCAGACAATATCTATCGATTGGTCATCCTCAACGGTTCAATCTGCAGAAGGACTCCGAAGGGCATCTGGTCGGCGACTTGACGGAACCTGCCAGCATGCCGTTCGGGCGATGGCCGAGTGCTTCCAATCAATTTCAGTCAACAGGCCAGCAGCTGGCGATCAATCAAATACGGGCGGCCTTGGAAGGCTACGGCAGCTCATCGCTTCTAGGTGTCAATGGCCCTCCTGGAACTGGCAAGACCACCCTGCTCAAGGATGTGGTGGCCGAGATTATTGTGGCCAGGGCTCGGCGATTGGCAGGATTCTCCCGTCCTCAGGATATTTTCATATCCCGGAGGCTGGCCAAAGCAACCTCGGACGAGGACAAGGACTATGTCTACTGGACGCTTGATCCGTCGGTGACCGGCTTTGAGATTGTCGTTGCTTCCAGTAACAACAAGGCTGTTGAAAACGTCAGCCAGGACCTGCCCAGCGCCGATGCTATAGACGCCGAGTGGGAATCCTATATTGGCAGTGAATTCAAGCAGGTTCCCTGTGGATTCGCTTTTCGAGACTTTGCCGGACAAATTGCCGATCATAAGAATCAGGATAAGCAGAGCAGACCATCGAATACCTCCTCCGCTTGGGCCCTTATGTCGGCGGTCTTGGGGAACATGAGCAATAAAAACCGATTCCTCTGGCCCTTCAAAAACGAATTTATCTATAAGTCATTGAAATACATGCCAGGTGAAAGAGGCGGCAGGAGCAATTGGATAAACGCTAGGAATGATTTTAATGCTGCGCTGAAGAAAGAAGAGAGCATTCGCGCCAGGAAAATTGCCCAATACAATCTTGTGCGTTCTTATTCAGGCCTGTGCAATCAGCGATCCGATCTGTCAGCCGAGCTGAAAAACCTCAATGAACAACTTCATGGCATGCAGGCAAGCCGCTCAAGATATGTCAGACAGGTTCAATCAATGGAACGGCAGATGTCGGATGCTGGCCAGGCTGCCAATAATGTCCGAGCGGTTTGGGAGCAGGCTGATAGCATTTGTCAGGTTCACTTGTCTTACTGGAAGGCGCATCCTCTAAGGTCATTTTTCCGCAGCTACGAAAGGCAGCAGGATGAGCTTAAGGTACGTACTGATCTGGAGCAGGCACGTCGTGCAAAACAGCATTTTGATGAGCAGGCCAGCACGGTCCATCAGCGGTTGCAGTCCTTCTATGGAGGGTTGGAAGTCGGTGATCAGAAGTTAGGGGAATGCCAAACACAGATTGCGACTTTGACCAGGCAACTTGCTGCCATTGAGCAGCAGATTGCCGAGGCCGAACAGACCCAGTGGCCCAGGCCCGACATTGGCGATGACCACGTTGCGTGGATGGATCAGGAATGGAGCAAGGCGCGGACGGAGGTCTACATCAAGGCGCTGGCTCTTCACCAGCAGGCTGTTATGGGCGCTTCCCACCAGTTTATGTGCAATCTGTCCCTGGCCTGCGCTGTGATGCAGTCGAATGGTTTTACGGATGACGAGAGACTGGTGGCTTGGCAAACCTTCTTCCTGGTGATTCCGGTCGTCTCCTCGTCCTTTGCATCAATATCCAGAATGTTTTTGGGGATAGGCAAGGAGGCGCTTGGCTGGGCGATTGTGGATGAGGCCGGACAAGCCCTGCCCCAGGCCGCTGCTGGTCTGCTGCAACGTGTGAAGCATGCGGTTGCGGTCGGGGACCCTATGCAGCTCCAGCCCGTGGATACCATGCCCAAGCCGATGCGTGAACTCCTGGCGAGCACCCATCACCTCCAGCGCCTGGGACTGGAGTCCGAAAACATGCAGGCCTTGGTCGATTACCAGACTCCTTGCGGCTTGTTGGACGAAACTGATGACCACTGGCTGGGGATGCCTCTGGTGGTGCATCGGCGCTGCGATGAGCCCATGTTTTCCATATGCAACGACATGGCCTACTCCGGCAGGATGGTTCGCGTAGGGCCGGAGCATCAGCCCTGTGCCTATCCGTCCGGGCCTCATGCGGGAAATGAGTTGCCGGACTCCTGTTGGTACGACGTGCCGCCGAACTCCGGCGAAACTGGGAGAACGCAATGGAGGCCGCAGGAGAGCTATGAACTTCACAGGCGTCTGTGCGGACTCTTCCAAGGCGGGATCGACCCCACCAATATTCTGGTCATCGCTCCGTTCAGGGCTGTGGCTAACCGGGTGCGTGACACCTTTGCGGATGCCTTGCAGCAATGCACCGGTTGCAACAGCAGTGAGGCGAACCGGCTGGCATCAAGCCAGGCCGGAACCGTGCATACCTCCCAGGGGCGGGAGGCCGATGTGGTCTTCATTGTCCTTGGCAGCAGGGCCGGCAGGCGTGGAGAAGGTTCCCGTTCATGGGTTAACGGGTCGCCCAATCTGCTCAACGTCGCTGTGTCGCGAGCCAAGCGACGTGTCTACGTGGTCGGCAATCTCGCTGATTGGAAGAATGGAACCTATACGTCCAGGATCGCCAAGGACCTGCCGGTGGAGGCGAGTATGAGAGCCTGA